DNA sequence from the Deltaproteobacteria bacterium HGW-Deltaproteobacteria-2 genome:
TCAGACGATCAGCCTGTAAAACTGCATCTAAACCACCAACCGCTGTGCTAAAAGTAATCGCCACACGTGGCCCAATTTCTTTCGTGATTGCGATCCCACTTTTTTCCAGAGCCCGATGCACTACCAGAAGGGCATATTTAAAAATCGGTGAAGTCCAGTGCGCCATTTCCCGTGGCTGTAAAAAAGGATATGGACGAGAATCAATTTCCGCAACTTCACCGGCTACGCGTACCGGAAAATTTTCGCTAAGAGGAAATCTGGTCAATGCACCTATGCCACAGTCTCCGGCCAGAGCCCGCTGCCATTGATTATCCAAATCCGTCCCCAGTGAAGAAACGGCATCATAACCAAGTATTAATGTTTTCTTGGAAGCCATAATTGCGTACCTAAAAGGTATAAAAAATCATCTCCCTCGGAAAAGGACTAACCGGAGATGTTGATAATCAAAGTTTTCTATATCAAAAATTATCGGGGATTACCAAGGAATAAAGTGATACAGTTTGGCAAACATTTCATAAACTTCAATCCAATTTTGCAAATCTTTGGTGGATTTCAAATGTTCACGTTTATTGACCATGATCCAGCTCATATGCGCTGCGCCGTCCTTGCAGGTGGAACAATCGCGCGTCGCCGAAGTGCAGCAACGATGAACAGTTTTTAAATCGGAGGCCCAGCGGGAAAAATGTATTAAACGACGGGGACGGTTTTTTCTGTTGTCCAGCGATTCAGTAACAGAAGGGCATTCATTCCAGCCAAAGCTCCGTCCCATCATTTTTCCCGTGGTAATTATTTCATGATAGTATTTGCAGGAAATTACCGTACGCGGATAATGATCGAGCATCTCGTCCATCTCAAAGCGCAAATCTTTGAGCTCGCCTTCGCGCCATGAAAATCCGTCCACGCCTTCATCGTTGGATAAAAGCTGAAGATGCACTTTTAATCCGACATCGGCTATTCTTTTAATCACCGGTTCAATCTTACCCAACTGACGCGGCGTTATCGTATAAAGATAATAGGTGTAGGCGTCACCCTCGTAATTCTTGCTGGAGACAGTAAAGGTATCACGCCCGCGGAGAACCTTCTCGTCTTCGCCGTTACCCCAAAGGGAAATTCCAACCATCATATCGGGGAATTTATCGCGGGGAATCTTAATCAGACCATTGGTGGCGCAATACGTGGGCAGGCGCTTGTAGAAAGCTTCGACACGATCCATGCACAAAGTCGGCTCGCCACCGATCAGAATTGCCAGATTTACTCCGCGCTCTTTTTCGCGGTCAATAAAATCTTCCCACTTTTTGATATCCATTTCTTCGGTTGCAGCCTGATGCTCTCCCGAAGAAAAGAAAAAACACCCCTTGCAGCGCAAATTGCAGCGATTGGTTACATCATATATGGAACTGCGGATATTAAGACTGGAGATTTTCCTGTATCTTTCGTGCCATTCTTTATTTAGCAAGGAACTGACTGTGTTCATTAATATTATCCAAACTATCTATTTTCTAATTTGTCGCCGCGTGTGGCGGTTCTAAAATTTTAGCGCAAAGATTTTCACCCTTCTCGTAACCCATTACCCAAACGGACAGATAAGTATCCACATAATCCAGCCATGATTTAAAAATATCCACACTGTTCACATGACGGTAAAGGCGCGCTGTGACCACCGCGGAGCCGGCGGCGTAATGACGGCAATCTGCGCAATCCGTATCCGGCACACAGCACGCAACAGACCTGTCCCAGTTAAGGTCTGTCCTGTATTGCCGGAAAGACCTTCCCAATCCGATATCCTGTGAAGGATTCTGACGGGGATATGAACAACCGTAAAGATCGTGCAAACCTTTTTTATGTGTATGCGCCACAGCGTTATAAACGGAAAAAAGAACGTTGCGCGGATATTTTTTCAAAAGTTCTATCATTATCTGCTTTGTCCGCTCAAGGGATTCATCATCATGCCGCAGATTTCCCGTGTAACCGACCGGTGCGGAAAAAACATTAAAGGTCAATTTGCAATTGTGGGCGATAAGTTCAGCAGCGACTTCCTTCACCTCATCTATGTTTTCCCGCGTAAAGGTATAAACAAAAACAGCACGCGGATCGTTTTCATAATTCTCAATCTGTTTTTTCAAGAGATTTTTAGCTTTTCTGATTCTCAGGCTGGTTTCATCATTGCCCCAGACGGAAATATGCAGTTTATAGCCAACCGATTCCGGTATTTTTTTTAAACCATTGGTGGCAATACTGCCCAGCGGCATCTCCTGGTAGCAAACATCCAGCAATTCCGGCACCAGGGAAGGCTCCGCTCCTGCCAAAACAACGTAAGTAATGCCGCGCGCCTTCTCTGCCCGCATCAGTTCACGCCATGCTTCCACATCGCCAATTTCTTTGGCAAATTGTTTTTCGCCTTCATAATAATAACAGCCGTCGCAACGGATATTGCAACGATTGGACATATCGTAAGTTGATTCCCGTAGAAAAAAATACTTCCGCACCTTTTCCCAGCGCTCTTTAACTTCGCGCTCGGCTAAAAGCTCGGAAAA
Encoded proteins:
- a CDS encoding radical SAM protein translates to MQVNREVNLESTKPKFSELLAEREVKERWEKVRKYFFLRESTYDMSNRCNIRCDGCYYYEGEKQFAKEIGDVEAWRELMRAEKARGITYVVLAGAEPSLVPELLDVCYQEMPLGSIATNGLKKIPESVGYKLHISVWGNDETSLRIRKAKNLLKKQIENYENDPRAVFVYTFTRENIDEVKEVAAELIAHNCKLTFNVFSAPVGYTGNLRHDDESLERTKQIMIELLKKYPRNVLFSVYNAVAHTHKKGLHDLYGCSYPRQNPSQDIGLGRSFRQYRTDLNWDRSVACCVPDTDCADCRHYAAGSAVVTARLYRHVNSVDIFKSWLDYVDTYLSVWVMGYEKGENLCAKILEPPHAATN
- a CDS encoding radical SAM protein — protein: MNTVSSLLNKEWHERYRKISSLNIRSSIYDVTNRCNLRCKGCFFFSSGEHQAATEEMDIKKWEDFIDREKERGVNLAILIGGEPTLCMDRVEAFYKRLPTYCATNGLIKIPRDKFPDMMVGISLWGNGEDEKVLRGRDTFTVSSKNYEGDAYTYYLYTITPRQLGKIEPVIKRIADVGLKVHLQLLSNDEGVDGFSWREGELKDLRFEMDEMLDHYPRTVISCKYYHEIITTGKMMGRSFGWNECPSVTESLDNRKNRPRRLIHFSRWASDLKTVHRCCTSATRDCSTCKDGAAHMSWIMVNKREHLKSTKDLQNWIEVYEMFAKLYHFIPW